A single genomic interval of Prionailurus viverrinus isolate Anna chromosome A2, UM_Priviv_1.0, whole genome shotgun sequence harbors:
- the PRPS1L1 gene encoding ribose-phosphate pyrophosphokinase 3, with protein MANIKIFGGSSHQDLSQKIADRLGLELGKVVTKKFSNQETCVEIGESVRGEDVYIVQSGCGEINDSLMELLIMIDACKIASASRVTAVIPCFPYARQDKKDKSQAPISAKLVANMLSVAGADHIITMDLHASQIQGFFDIPVDNLYAEPAVLKWIRENISEWRNCTVVSPDPGGAKRATSIAHRLHVAFALIHKERKKADEVDRMVLMGDVKDRVAILVDDMADTCGTICHAADKLLSAGAARVYAILTHGIFSGPALARINSACFEAVVVTNTIPQEDKMKHCSKIQAIDISMILAEAIKRTHNGESVSYLFSHVPL; from the coding sequence ATGGCAAATATCAAAATCTTCGGAGGCAGCTCCCATCAGGACCTATCCCAGAAAATTGCCGACCGCCTGGGCCTGGAGCTAGGCAAGGTGGTGACCAAGAAATTCAGCAACCAGGAGACCTGTGTGGAAATTGGCGAGAGTGTGCGAGGAGAGGATGTCTACATAGTGCAGAGTGGTTGTGGCGAAATCAATGACAGTCTAATGGAGCTTTTGATCATGATTGATGCCTGCAAGATTGCTTCAGCCAGCCGGGTTACTGCGGTCATCCCATGCTTCCCTTATGCCCGGCAGGATAAGAAGGATAAGAGCCAGGCCCCAATATCCGCCAAACTTGTTGCAAATATGCTGTCTGTAGCAGGTGCAGATCATATCATCACCATGGACTTACATGCTTCTcaaattcagggtttttttgaTATCCCCGTAGACAATCTCTATGCGGAGCCAGCTGTCCTGAAATGGATAAGGGAGAATATCTCTGAGTGGAGGAACTGCACTGTTGTCTCACCAGACCCTGGTGGAGCTAAGAGAGCGACCTCCATTGCACACAGGTTGCATGTGGCCTTTGCCTTGATTCACAAAGAACGGAAGAAGGCCGATGAAGTGGACCGTATGGTGCTAATGGGGGATGTGAAGGATCGTGTGGCCATCCTTGTGGATGATATGGCTGATACTTGTGGTACAATCTGTCATGCAGCTGACAAACTTCTCTCCGCTGGAGCCGCCAGAGTTTATGCGATCTTGACTCACGGAATCTTTTCTGGCCCGGCCCTTGCTCGCATCAACAGTGCGTGCTTTGAAGCGGTGGTCGTCACCAATACCATACCTCAGGAGGATAAGATGAAACACTGCTCCAAGATACAGGCGATCGACATCTCCATGATCCTTGCAGAAGCCATCAAGAGAACTCACAACGGAGAATCTGTTTCCTACCTATTCAGCCATGTCCCTTTGTAA